One Asterias rubens unplaced genomic scaffold, eAstRub1.3, whole genome shotgun sequence DNA window includes the following coding sequences:
- the LOC117305609 gene encoding uncharacterized protein LOC117305609, whose amino-acid sequence MSGFNMDSRQLESSSSESELDLHDVEEKIRDILPNIKRRRLASFLEYLQKMGVESVNDLVYINERDISQTLTPIEARRLLDHLNCRPPVESGSQNRPVKATLELDDSSSSRSSSSSATDESSQSSVEIAVGNPFPSRSSAETGSTRVPWQKMPRLLMAALEAKRRPAPSLRKEMIRIIVDDLDKPSTSLPRTKVLRALSSEIVQRFPDSFIDELGGEKVGSGYDSLLSQLVNRVDNISRPSMKRGRFSSGDEISSGPAKKKRDSYGCINWQPISLPKGETVASQVLLKDELKALHASEPHTDKTQIMEKMSTTYATQRAMLNKANCALLDVIEDWPYLFDEKFMLMHFKELVGTDIMHKVQESFKDKIPKILRFLKQHSSCLRNKQLQDTLQQLEAAVDVVGNKSPQVIGLITVLCAYFGEDRGCHILSTEELEKPVFNKEDLPGNPCLLVNGKLLEANKWSLAIGQLTVADVDNPITALCMLFGSYYIFNLQYPATSAGVMEFIQRCLVGINPQEGTKGGQKKTAVHAGLLKLTNALKSFEWNV is encoded by the exons ATGTCAGGATTCAACATGGACAGTCGGCAACTGGAAAGCAGTTCCAGTGAGTCAGAGCTCGATCTGCATGATGTAGAAGAAAAGATAAGAGACATATTGCCAAACATCAAGCGCCGTCGTCTTGCATCATTCCTTGAGTATCTTCAGAAAATGGGTGTCGAGTCTGTAAATGACCTAGTCTACATTAATGAGAGGGATATTTCTCAGACCCTCACACCGATTGAAGCAAGAAGGCTGCTAGACCATTTGAATTGTAGGCCCCCTGTTG AAAGTGGCTCCCAAAATCGTCCCGTCAAAGCAACACTCGAACTTGATGATTCATCATCCTCAAGAagttcatcatcatcagcaACTGATGAGAGTAGCCAATCCAGTGTGGAAATTGCTGTGGGAAACCCATTCCCATCAAGGTCATCTGCTGAAACAGGTAGCACCCGTGTTCCATGGCAGAAGATGCCCAGACTGCTGATGGCAGCATTAGAGGCAAAGAGAAGACCAGCGCCAAGTCTTCGCAAAGAGATGATACGCATCATTGTAGATGATCTGGATAAACCATCTACATCACTTCCCCGCACAAAGGTGCTGCGCGCATTAAGTTCCGAAATTGTTCAGAGGTTTCCGGATTCTTTCATTGATGAACTTGGTGGGGAGAAAGTTGGATCTGGTTATGACAGCCTGCTCTCACAGTTGGTTAACAGAGTCGACAACATAAGTCGTCCTTCAATGAAACGGGGAAGATTCTCTTCTGGGGATGAAATATCTAGTGGCCCGGCAAAGAAAAAGCGGGATTCCTATGGTTGCATAAATTGGCAGCCTATATCACTTCCAAAGGGAGAAACAGTGGCAAGTCAAGTATTGCTTAAAGACGAGCTGAAGGCTCTCCACGCATCTGAGCCTCACACGGATAAGACCCAAATCATGGAAAAGATGTCAACAACATATGCAACACAGAGAGCAATGCTGAACAAAGCCAACTGTGCTCTTCTTGATGTAATTGAGGACTGGCCATATCTCTTTGATGAGAAGTTTATGCTAATGCACTTCAAGGAGCTAGTTGGTACTGACATCATGCACAAGGTGCAAGAAAGCTTCAAGGACAAAATTCCCAAGATTCTGCGCTTCCTTAAGCAGCACTCTTCATGTCTGCGAAACAAACAACTCCAGGATACACTCCAGCAACTAGAGGCAGCTGTTGATGTAGTGGGCAACAAGTCACCACAAGTGATTGGCTTAATCACTGTTTTGTGTGCCTACTTTGGTGAGGACAGGGGATGCCACATCCTTTCTACGGAG GAACTTGAGAAACCTGTTTTCAACAAAGAGGACCTACCCGGAAATCCCTGTCTGCTTGTCAAtg ggaagctaCTAGAGGCCAACAAATGGTCACTTGCTATTGGACAGCTGACAGTCGCTGATGTGGACAACCCCATTACCGCACTCTGCATGCTTTTCGGCAGTTACTACATCTTCAACCTACAGTATCCGGCTACCTCAGCGGGAGTAATGGAGTTTATTCAAAG ATGCTTGGTGGGAATCAATCCACAGGAAGGAACTAAGGGAGGACAGAAGAAGACAGCGGTACATGCAGGTCTCTTGAAGCTCACTAATGCACTGAAGTCCTTTGAGTGGAATGTGTAA
- the LOC117305608 gene encoding uncharacterized protein LOC117305608 — MLQVAHKMAWLGRPLKWPDPQLPSQQPVFGPPRKISALILGDSLTKYLRENFDSCLLSPDVHTRRGATVQILRQYVINNAHQLHTADVIFLHVGTNNLEQGFLHSNIQAYRRLLTTVRENFPLTEIVVSGILPRSDDSRLNLSRVMHNIKLANICHNFSHCKFLDFSDMFHECHLAKDGLHLNWDGNYLFSRLIQKQLEKMSKPIDPRGTPQPHCPHELKKLVRTPRKKISAKCPKTKRCIDIPKPPTSSSTTSKTSDTTKPPPSVTTKPPKMSRKQRKSRQVIEDREGFLQLGRSLSSTKPVMYFIKPYVAMATIRYEEVNSNFHHSRGASHQQVRLPKAETPYVASRKQGKRRRKRKKQIVKRRRRRKWKVPWEASVKFSWRNDGQMDNNKTGSQGGNNMSLQG, encoded by the exons ATGCTTCAGGTGGCACACAAGATGGCGTG GTTAGGCCGACCTCTGAAATGGCCAGACCCACAGCTACCATCCCAACAGCCTGTGTTTGGACCACCTCGAAAGATTAGTGCTCTGATATTGGGTGACTCCCTTACTAAATACTTGCGGGAGAACTTTGACAGTTGCCTGTTGAGCCCAGACGTGCACACTCGTCGAGGGGCAACTGTGCAAATTCTTCGTCAGTATGTTATTAATAACGCCCATCAGTTGCATACTGCTGACGTTATATTTTTGCATGTCGGAACAAATAACCTTGAACAGGGCTTCCTTCACAGCAACATCCAAGCCTACAGGAGACTACTTACCACTGTAAGGGAAAACTTCCCCCTTACTGAGATAGTGGTAAGTGGTATTTTACCCCGTTCAGATGATAGCCGACTTAATCTATCTCGGGTAATGCACAATATTAAGCTGGCCAatatttgtcacaatttttcaCATTGCAAGTTTTTAGATTTCAGTGACATGTTCCATGAATGCCATCTTGCTAAAGATGGACTTCATCTTAACTGGGACGGAAATTACCTCTTCAGCCGGCTTATACAGAAGCAATTAGAGAAAATGTCAAAACCCATAGACCCTCGTGGTACACCCCAACCCCATTGTCCACATGAGCTGAAGAAACTGGTCCGAACACCGAGGAAGAAAATCTCAGCGAAATGCCCAAAGACCAAGCGGTGCATTGACATCCCAAAGCCTCCCACAAGTTCCAGTACAACCTCAAAGACATCGGACACCACTAAGCCTCCTCCTTCTGTCACAACCAAGCCTCCCAAAATGTCAAGAAAACAGAGGAAGTCAAGACAAGTCATCGAGGACAGAGAAGGTTTTTTGCAGCTTGGGAGGAGTTTGTCTAGTACCAAACCAGTGATGTACTTCATCAAACCTTATGTGGCTATGGCCACAATACGGTATGAGGAGGTCAACAGCAATTTTCACCATTCTCGAGGTGCTTCACACCAACAAGTGCGCCTTCCGAAGGCAGAGACACCTTATGTTGCATCACGCAAGCAAGGGAAGAGGCGACGCAAAAGAAAAAAGCAAATCGTGAAAAGACGGAGGCGGCGAAAATGGAAG